The Nitrospirota bacterium genomic interval CTCCGGAACCAACGACGTTTCGCTGGTTAAAGAAAGGGGCACTGGTGCCCCAACCACGTCTCAATTGATGTTTAAAATGGGCACTGGTGCCCTAGGCGGCTTCGGGTTCCTTGAGTTCTTCCTTGTGGCCGCATTCCTTGCGGATGCAGCTTTTCACCACCCGGCCGGAGCGCTCTTTCTTGATGACCATGAAGGGGGCTCCGCAAGCGGGGCATTTCTCCGGGATGGGCTTGTGCCAGATGGCGAACTTGCACTGGGGGTAGTTCGAGCAGCTCCAGAAGGGCTTGCCCCTCTTGGTGCGGCGCTCGATGAGGTCGCCGCCGTCTTCGGGGCATTTGACCCCCGTGGAGAGGGGCTTGGTGGTCTTGCACTCGGGGTAGCGCGAGCAGGCAATGAAAGGGCCGAAGCGCCCTCGTTTGAGCACCATGGGCGCTCCGCAGGTGGGGCAGACCTCTCCGGTGGGCTTCTCCTCGGGGGCCTCCCGCTTCTCTCCTTCCAGGGGGCGGGTGTTCTTGCAGGCGGGGTAGGCCGAGCAGGCCAGGAATCTGCCGTGGCGGCCCCAGCGGATGACCATGGGGGCGCCGCACTTCTCGCAGACTTCGTTGGTCTCGATGTCCTTGGGCTTGACCTTGCCCTGCACCTGGGAGGCGGAGACGAGGTCCTTTTCGAAGGGGCCGTAGAAGTCCTTGACCACGTCCACCCAGCGGAAGTCCCCGGTCTCTATCTTGTCGAGCTTGTCCTCCATGCGGGCGGTGAAGCCGAGATCCAGGAGCTCGGCGAAGTTCTCCACCAGGTAGTCGTTGACCACCATGCCCAGCTCGGTGGGCACGAACCGCTTGTCCTCCCTGTGGACGTACTTGCGGTCGGCGATGGTGGAGAGTATGGCGGCGTAGGTGCTGGGCCTGCCGATGCCCTTCTCCTCCAGGGTCCTGACCAGCGAGGCCTCGGTGTAGCGCGGCGGCGGCTGGGTGAAGTGCTGCCGGGGCAGGAGCTCCTTGAGGGTGAGCCTGTCTCCCTCGGCCAGGGGCGGGAGCATGGCGCCCTCCTCTTCCTCGCCCGGGGCTTGGTCGGCGCCCTCGGAGTACAGGGCCATGAACCCGGGGAACTTCATCACGTTGCCCGTTGCCCTGAAGACGGCCGCCGCGCCGTTACGGGCGGCTATCTCGAAGGTGGTCTGCTCCAGCTCCGCGGGCTTCATCTGGCTGGCCATGAACCTGTTCCAGATGAGGGTGTAGAGCCTCTGCTGGTCGCGGGAGAGGTAGGGTTTTACCGCCTCCGGGGGCTTCGTCATGAGGGTGGGCCGGACGGCCTCGTGGGCCTCCTGGGCGCCGGCCTTGCTCTTGTAGGCCGGCGGCGAGGGCGGCAGGTAGTCCTTGCCGAACCTCTCCCGGATGTATTTCCGCGCTCCGGCTTGCGCTTCGGCGGCCACGCGAACGGAATCGGTCCTCATGTAGGTGATGAGGCCCACCGCTCCTTCGGGCCCCAGCTCCACGCCCTCGTAAAGCTGCTGGGCCAGGACCATGGTCTTCTTGGCCGCGAAGCCCAGCTTGCGCGAGGCCTCCTGCTGAAGGGTGCTGGTTGTGAAGGGCGCGGCAGGGGAGCGCCTCCGGAGCTTCTTCTCCACCCCGGATAGGGTGTACTCGGCCTGGCGGAGGTCGCCGGCGGCTCTCTCGGCCTGCTCGGCGCTGGTCAGGAGGAACCGCTCGCCCTCCGGGGCGTCGCGGTTGATGACGACCGCGCCCTCCAGGGTGTGCAGGCGGGCGTTGAACGCGGGCGGTTTCGGTCCCGCCAGGGAGGCGACGATGGACCAGTACTCCTCCTGCTTGAAGGCCTCTATCTCTCTTTCCCTGTCCACGACGAGGCGCAGGGCCACCGATTGGACGCGGCCCGCGCTCAATCCCCGGCGGACCTTCTTCCACAGAAGGGGGCTCAACTGATAGCCCACCAGCCGGTCCAGCACCCGCCGGGCCTGCTGGGCCTCCACCTTGTCCATGTCTATCCTGCCGGGGTGCTCCATGGCCTCCTTGACCGCGCGGGCCGTAATCTCGTTGAAGGTCACCCGGTGGATGGCGTGCTCCTTGGAGCCGTTTATCTCGGTGGCGATGTGGTAGGCTATGGCCTCGCCCTCGCGGTCGGGGTCCGGGGCCAGATAGATGTCCCGGGCTTTGGCCGCGGCCTGCTTGAGCTCCTTGACCACCTTCTCCTTGCCCGGGATTATCTGGTAGTCCGGGCGGAAGGCGTCCTTTACCTCCACGCCGAGCACCTTGGCCGGCAGGTCCTTGACGTGGCCCACCGAGGCCTTGACGGCGTACTGCTTGCCCAGTATCTTATTGATAGTCCGCGCTTTTGCGGGTGATTCCACGATAACGAGCTTTGAAGCCATGTCTGCTTTTCCCCTCCCGTGCGACGTATTACTAACCAGTTAGTTTTTGTCTTTGCATTGAAGCTGTGAAAATACCTTACACCCCATGGACTTTAGGGCATTGATACGCTTCGAAATCAATTTTTGAGACAGGTTCTAATGCCAGGTAATCTTGTCTCCGCCCAGGAAGACCACGGAGTAGATGGTGTCCATGTCCATGTCGGTCTCCCTCATGAGGATAAGGACCATCGCCGCCCGGAGGCTGTCCATTGCCTCGGAGTCATTGAGGTAGTCCGTGAATTCCCGGGTTTCTTCTATCTGTCCCTTTGCCACGCCTAAAGAATCTGAAACCTCTTCCCCTCAGTCTGTCCGACGACCCCTTTCAGCTCCAGCTGAAGCAGAAGGGCCAAGGCCGTGGAGACGCCCATCCCGCACTCCCGGGAGATGTCGTCTATATGCCTGGGCTCCCTGCTCATCGCCTCGCATAGGGCCTTCTCCTCGTCGGAGAGAGGGACCGTGTCCCCCCTTCTGGCAGATTTTATATAACCTCGGAGCTGGGGCGCAAGTTCCTGAATCACATCTTGGGCCCCCAGGGCGACGCGTGCCCCGTCGCGTATGAGGGCGTTGGTCCCTTCGGAGACCGCCGAGCTGATGTTGCCCGGGACGGCGAATACTTCCTTGCCCTGCTCCAGGGCATGGCGGGCCGTAATGAGCGAGCCGGACCGGGCCGCGGCCTCGATGACCACCACCCCCAGGGACAAGCCGCTTATGAGCCTGTTTCGCCGGGGGAAATTCTGCTGAAGCGGCGGCCTGCCCGGCGGAAATTCCGACATCACCGCCCCGGTCTCGGTCATCCGGAGCATGAGCCCCCTGTTTTCGGCCGGATAAAGCACGTCTATTCCCGAGCCCAGCACGCCCAGGGTCCGCCCGCCGGCCTTGAGCGCCCCCTTGTGGGCGGCGGCATCCACGCCCCGGGCCAATCCGCTCACCACGGTAAGGCCCATGCCGGCCAGCTCGGCGGCCATTGTCTCGGCCGTGGCCAGCCCGTAGCGGGTGGGCCGCCGTGAGCCCACCATGGCCACGGCGAACCGGTCCTCCCGGACGATTTCTCCCCTCAGGTAAAGCACCAGGGGCGCGTCCTCGCCCAGGGCGAGGAGACCCTCGGGGTAGCCCTCCTCGCCCTCCAGGCATACCCTGACGCCTTCGCGCCGGAGCAGGGCGAGATTCCTCTCCAGCTCCTCGAAGCCCCCGAACTCCCGGATGCCCGCGGCCCTTTTTCCCCCCATGCCCGGCACCCGGGCAAGCTCCCCCGTGTCGGCCCCGAAGACGGCCTCCGCGGAGCCGAAGTGCCGGAGCAGGCGCCGCACGGTCATCGGTCCCAGCAGGGGGAGGGAACAGAGGGCCAGCAGGGCGGTGTCCACGGGCGGCCGGCCTTACTGGCGGCCCAGAAGGCGTCCGATTCTCAGGCGTAAGGCGGTAAGCTTTATGAACCCCTCGGCGTCGGCCTGGTCGTATACCCGCTCGGGCCCGAAGGTAGCATAGCCCGGGTGGTAGAGGCTCACCGGGGACTTTCGGCCCACCACGGAGACCGAGCCCTTGTAGAGCTTGAGCCGGGCGGTGCCGGTTACCTTCTTCTGGATGTCGTCCACCATGCCCTGCAGGGCCTCCCGCTCGGGGGAGAACCAGAAGCCGTTGTACACCAGCTCGGCGTACCGGGGCATGAGGGAGTTGCCGAGGTGCATGACCTCCCTGTCCAGGGTGACCGACTCCACGGCCCTGTGCGCGGCGTGAAGCACGGTCCCCCCGGGGGTCTCGTAGACCCCCCGGGACTTCATCCCCACGAAGCGGTTCTCCACGATGTCCAGGCGTCCCACCCCGTGGCTGCCGGCCAGGGCGTTGAGCTTCTCAAGGAGCGTGTGGGGCTTCATCCTCCGCCCGTTCACACTCACCGGGTTTCCCTCGTGGTAGCCCACCTCCACGTAGGCGGGCTTCTGGGGGGCCCGCTCCGGCGGCACCATCATGGTGTACATGTCCGCCGGGGGCTCGGCCCAGGGGTCCTCCAGAACTCCTCCCTCGTAGCTTATATGCAGGAGGTTCATGTCGGTGGAGTACGGCTTTTTCCGGGTGGCGGGCACCGGGATGCCCTTTTCCTTCGCATACTGGATGAGGGCCTCGCGGCCCTCGAAGCCCCACTCGCGCCAGGGCGCGACGACCGTGACCTCGGGCATGAGGGCGTAGTAGGCAAGCTCAAAGCGCACCTGGTCGTTTCCCTTGCCCGTGGCCCCGTGGGCCACGGCAGTGGCCTTCTCCCTGCGCGCCACCTCTATCTGTTTTTTGGCGATGAGGGGCCGGGCGATGGAGGTGCCCAGCAGGTAGCCCCCCTCGTAGACGGCGCCCGCCCGGAGCATGGGAAAGACATGGTCGCGGACGAACTCCTCCCTCAGGTCCTCCACGTAGACCTTCGAGGCCCCGGTGGCGAGGGCCTTTTTCCGTACCGCCCTCAGGTCCTCCTTCTGGCCCAGGTCGGCGCAGAAGGCGACGACCTCCGCGCCGTACCGCTCCTTGAGCCAGGCGATGGCCACCGAGGTGTCAAGCCCCCCGGAGTAGGCTAGAACGATCTTCTTCACCGCGTCCTCCGAAGAAAAATCTTTCCGGCGCCCGAAGGTCGCCGAAAAGAATAAAACCTTATCACAAAAAACAAATACCGGTCAATCGGCCGCCAGGCCACCAGCGGGCGGCCAGCCGCCCACCAGTGGCTTTTCTCTTTTCCTCCATCGCGTGTTTCCTGCGAAGGCCGCTCACAGAAGAAAATAAAGCGCGAAGGCCGCGGCGAGCACCAGGGCCGCGGGAAGGAGCATCCGCCGGTAGATGCCCGCCATGTCGGCGGCGAAGTACTCCCGGGTGAGGACCAGGCAGACGTGCACGGGGGAGAAGAGCACCCCCGTAAACCCCGCGGCGAAGGCCAGGGCCACGGCCCCCAGAGAGCCGCCCCCGGCCAGGCTGGCCAGAAGCGGAAAGGTGGAGCCCACGAATCCTATGGTAAGGCCCGTCAAGAGCCCCGTGGCGAGGGGAAGGAAAAACAGCGTGGGCAGAAGGGGCACGCCCTGGGCGGCCGCGTACGCGCTGAGGTTCTCCACGGCGCCGGAAGCCTGCATTACTCCCTTGAAGAGCATCACCCCGCCGATGAGCACGGCCACCTCCCAGGAAATCCCGTACCGGAGGGTCCTCGCCAGGTCTTTCCACCCGTAGCGGTAAAACAGAAACAGGGCGGCCAGCACTACCAGGATGGCCATGTACAGCTCCATCCGGAAGGCGATGACCAGGAGGAGCACCCCTCCGATGGGAAGGAAGCTCGCCAGGCGCTTTCTTCCCGCCTCCCGGCCCCGGCCGCCCTCCTTTCCCCTCACGTTTCGCATGCTCACCGCAAACCCCGAGGCGGCCATCACCCCGGCAAAGACGAGGTTTGCCAGGATGAGGTCCCGGAGCGCGATGCCCGAGAGGGCCGCGGCCAGGAGTATGCCCGGGTACAGGGGAAGCACGTATTCCCAGGGATGGCGGTACCAGTAGTTGACGAAGCCCTTTTCCTCCGGAGGCATCTCCTCCCCCCTGGTGGCCGCCTCCACCATGGGGGCGCTGAAATAGGCCCCGCCCACCGAGGGGAGCGTCCCGATGAGAAGGGGCATGGAGACGATGGCCGCGCGGCGGCTCGGCGTAAGCGCACCGGCGGCCGCCATCATCTCGCCGAGGATGTCGTGCTCCCGGAGGACCATCTCGAACATCCTGATGAGCCAGAGCGCGGCAATGAGCTCCACCGTCACGGGGTCGGTCAGCGAGACGTATACCGCCCGGCCCACTTCATAGGGGCTCATCCAGGCCGACAGGGAGAGAAAGCCCGCCGCCATGAGCATGACGTAGCCTATCTTCATCTTCATCCTCAGCAGAACGACGATGAGCAGAAAAGACAGCGTGAGCCTCAGAATGTCCGCCACGGCGCCACCTCTCCCGGAATGCGCGCGAATCGAGGGTTTGCACGTTTTTTCAGAGCCGGGCTTTCAATTCCTGCCCGGCCGGGTTTATAGTATAATATCCCGATGCTTACAGGGTTCAACACCAACGTCCCTTTCAAGGGCAAGATGTACCACGTGCAGACCGAAGACGGCGGCGCGAGAAACCCTGTGTTTACCACCCTCCTTTACCACAAGGGCGAGATACTGGCCTCCGAGAAATCCAGCTATGCCGACCTCCTCATCGACGAGAACTGGGAGGAGAAGGCCCTGGAGCGGATGAAGGAGCAGCACCGCACGGTCATCCGCAAGCTCATGAAGGGCGGCTGGAGCCAAGACCCCGACCCCGCGGCCTCCGGCAACGGGAAGGAGAAGTCCCTGGAGGAGACCATCATCGATTACATCGTCGGGCCGGAGGGCCAGTGATACATTTCCAGAACGTCTCGAAGACCTACGACGCCCTTTCCGCCCTCAAGGACATCACCTTTTCGGTGGAGCGCGGCGAGATGGCCTACGTGACCGGCCCCAGCGGGGCGGGCAAGACCACGCTTTTGAGGCTCATCTTCCTTGCCGAGGAGCCCGACCACGGCACCATCACCGTGGACGGGCAGCGGATAGACCAGCTCGGGGACTCCGACATCCCGCGCCTCAGGCGGAAGGTGGGTGTGGTGTTTCAGGACTTCAAGCTCCTGGAGCGGCGCACCGCCTACGAGAACGTGGCCCTCACCCTGAGGGTGCGGGGCCTGCCGGAGTCGGCCATCAAGCCCGCCGTCTTCGAGACCCTGAAGATGGTCAACCTCCGGCACAAGGCCGACAGCTATCCGCCCACCCTCTCCGGCGGCGAGCAGCAGCGGGTGGCCATCGCCCGGGCCCTCATCGGGGAGCCCACGGTGCTTCTGGCCGACGAGCCCACCGGCAACCTCGATCCCGAAACGGCCTGGGGCATCATGCGCATCTTCAAGGAGATAAACGCCCGGGGGACCACGGTGCTTCACGCAACCCATAACCGCGACCTCTTCCGGGGCTCGGCGGGCAGGGTCTTCCGCCTGGAGGGCGGCGGCCTTTTCCCGGAGGCGGGCCTGTGAGCTATCCCTTCCGCGTGGCCTTCGAGGGCCTCTGGAAAGAGAAATGGATAAACGTGCTGTCCATGTGCACCATCGGGGCGGGCCTGTTCATCATGATGCTGGCTGCCCTGGTGGTCTACAACCTCAACCTGGCCACCCGGTCCCTGCCGGAGCGCTTCACCATCACCGCCTATCTGAAGGACGGCCTGGACGACGGGGCCACCGGGGACGTCATGAAGGCCGTCCGGGGGCTCTCGGGGGTGAAGAAGGTCGTCTACGTCTCCAAGGACGACGCCTTGAGGGACCTGGCCTCCACCCTCAAGGACGCCGATTTCGTCCTGGAGGGCCTGGATGAAAACCCCCTTCCCGACGCCCTGGTGCTTACGCTCGGGGAAGAGGCCGTCAAGGGCGGCCGGGTGGGCGACCTGGCCGCCACGCTCTCGGGCCTCCAGGGGGTGCAGGACGTGCAGTACGGCGAGGAGCTGCTTGCGGCCATCAGGAGCGTGGGCCGCTATTCGCGGGCCTTCGGGCTCTTTCTGGTGACGGTCCTCTCGGCGGGGGTGCTCTTCGTCTGCTACAGCACGGTGAAGATACTCTTTTACAGGAAGAAACCCGAAATCGACACCCTGAAGCTCCTCGGGGCCACCCGGTGGTTCATCCGCTCCCCCTTCCTCATCGAGGGCGGCGTGGTGGGGCTGGCCGGGGGCGCGATAAGCGGGCTCAGTGTGGCCGTCCTTTACTCCGTGGTGCTGGGGAGCCTGGGGGCCTCCCTGCCGGCCGTTCTGAGCATAGCCACCCCCTCGGAACTGGTCCTCCTCGCTCCGCCGGCGGGCCTCCTGGTCGGCCTGGTGGGGGCCTTCTTCGCCGTGGGCAGGATAAAGTTCTGAGCGTATGGCTTTCCGGCGAGTGAGCCTGCTTCTGGCCGCGGCCTTCTCCCTGGTGCTGCTCGTTCCCTCCGCATTTGCAGCCGAAGACCCCGGCACGGTACAGGAGCGCCTCGAGGACGTCCAGAAGAAGATAGAGGGCAACGAAGCGCAGCTGAAGAGCGCGCGGAAGCTCGAGCGGGTCACCCTCAAGGAGCTGGAGGCGGCCGACCGCAAGCTGGTGCGGGTCTCCAAGCAGCTGTCCGTCTACAGGGCCAAGCTCAAGAAGACCCAGAGCCGCACGGTCGTCCTGGAGGGCGAGATGGCCTTTCTCGAGGCCCGCATCGAGGACAGGAAGCACTGGCTGGTCCGGAAACTGAGGGCCATGAACCGGCACAGCAGGTCCGGGGACATGCTGCTTGTGCTTTCGGGCTCCAGCGACCTGGGGCAGCTGGTGAGGCGGTGGCACTACCTGGGGGTCCTGGCCCGCCACGACAAGGACGTCATGGAGGCTTACCGTGCCGACCTCACGGAGCGTGCCCAAAAGCGCAAGGAGCTGGCGGCCGTCACCGGCGAGCTCAAGGATCAGGAGCACAAGGTGCTCCTGGCGGAGAAGGCCCTCCTCGGGGAGAAGAAGAAAAAGGAGGCGCTGCTGGCCCGGGTCCGGAGCAAGAAGGGCTCCTATGAGCGTATGCTCAAGGAGCTCCGGCGGTCCTCGGCCCGCCTGCAGAAAATGCTCAAGCAGTACAAGCAGGCCACCCGCTACCGGGGGACGAGCATCCGCAAGCTCAAGGGCAGGCTGCCCTGGCCGGTGCACGGCCCGGTGGCCGTCCCCTACGGCGTGCAGGAGGACCCGCGCTTCAAGACCCCGGTATTCCGAAACGGCATCTACATCGCCGCCCCCCCGGGCGCCCTGGCCCGCGCCGTGCACGGCGGGGACGTGGTCTATGCCGACTGGTTCCGGGGCTACGGGCAGGTGGTCATCATCAACCACGGGGGCGGCTACCACTCCCTGTACGGGAACCTCTCGGAGATTTTTTTGAAGCAAGGCGATATAATAGGGAAGGACGATGTCATAGGGCGGGTCGGCACCTCGGGAATGCTGAGCAGGCCGTCCCTTTATTTTGAGATTCGCTACAACGGCAAACCGCTGAACCCGACCCAATGGCTGTCGAAAAACAGGCGATAGAACTGGAGGGGATAGCGACGTGATGCGAAGGAAGAGGGCTCTGGCCCTCCTTGTTACGCTTGCCGTAGTGGCGGCCATTTCCCTGGCCGTCTGGGCCCCCGGCTCCCGGGTGAGCGCGGAGGGCGAAGTATACGAAGGCCTCAAGGTCTTCACCGAGGTCCTCTCGGTGGTGAAAACCAAGTACGTCGAGGAGACCAATACCCAGGACCTCATCTACGACGCCCTGGCCGGCATGCTGAAGTCCCTGGACCCCCACTCGGGGTTCATGACGCCGGACATGTACAAGGAGATGCAGATAGACACCCGCGGGAAGTTCGGCGGCCTGGGCATCCAGATATCCATGAAGGACGGCGTCCTTACCGTCATCGCCCCCATCGAGGACACCCCGGCCTGGCGCGCGGGCATAGAGGCCGGCGATAAGATCATCAAGATAGACGGTGAGTCCACCCAGGACATGAGCCTCCAGGAGGCCGTCAACAAGATGCGCGGCCCCAAGGGCACCTCGGTCGTCATCACCATCTTCCGCGAGGGCGAGAAGGAGCCGAAGGACTACGCCATCGTCCGGGACATCATCGAGATAAAGAGCGTGGATGCGAAGGTCGTCGAGGACGGCATCGGTTACGTGCGGCTCAAGCAGTTCCAGGAGAAGTCCGCGGCCGAGATGGAGGCGGCGCTCCAGGACCTGGTGGGCAAGGAGGAGGTCACCGCCCTCATCCTGGACCTCCGGAACAACCCCGGCGGGCTCCTCACCAGCTCCATCGACGTGGCCAACCTGTTCCTGCCCTCGGGCAAGCTGGTGGTCTATACGAAGGGCCGGGCCGAGGACCGCACCGACTACCGCACGGTGCAGGACGGGCCCTATCAGGACATCCCGATGGTGGTCCTGGTCAACCAGGGGAGCGCCAGCGCTTCGGAGATAGTGGCCGGCGCGCTCAAGGACTGGAGGCGGGCCATCGTGCTGGGGACCGAGACCTTCGGCAAGGGCTCCGTGCAAAGCGTCATCGGCCTTTCGGACGGCTCGGGCCTCAGGCTCACCACCGCCCGGTACTATACGCCCAAGGGCCAGAGCATCCAGAACACGGGCATAACCCCGGATATCGTGGTGAAGCTGAAGTCCGCCAACGGAGCCGCCGAGCACGTCGTGGTGCGGGAGAAGGACCTCAAGGGCCACCTGGAGAACGAACAGGCGGGCCAGGGCGACGCATCGGATACCGGCGAGGAGAAGGCCGTCATATTCTCCAGCCTGAGCCCGGAGGACGACACCCAGCTTCAGCGGGCCATCGACCTTCTGAAGGCCTGGGAGACGTTCAAGAAGCTTCCCGACGGCGAGTTTCTGCCCCGCGTGGAGAATGTCCCGGCTCATAGTTGACATCGAGACGGTAGGCAAGGAGCTTCGCGAGCTCGACGATGTCACCAGGGCGTACTTTCTGCGGGGGAAACAGACGGCCGAGGAGGTCAAGGAGGTCGAGGAGACCCTGGGCTTCTACCCGGTGACGGCCGAGGTGGTGGCCATCGGCCTGCTCAACCCCGACACCTCCCGCGGAGCCGTGTATTTCCAGACCCCCGGCGAGGACCCCCTCCTGCCCTTCGAGGAGGGCGGCATCACGTACGCCACGGGCTCCGAGAGGGAGATACTGGCCAGGTTCTGGGAGACGGTGCGGACCTATGAATCCCTGGTCACCTTTAACGGCCGGGGTTTCGACTGCCCCTTTCTCCTGGTGCGCTCCGCCGTGCACGGCATAGCGCCCACGCGGGACCTCATGCCCAACCGCTACAGCGACCTGCACATCGACCTCATGGACCGCCTCTCCTTCTTCGGCTCGGTCAGGCGGAAGTTCAGCCTGGACATATGGTGCCGCGCCCTGGGCCTGGAGAGCCCCAAGCAGGAGATGAGCGGCTACGAGGTGGCCGGCCTGTACCGCGAGGGCCGCCACCTGGACATCGCCCGCTACTGCGCCCGGGACCTCTTCGCCACCAAGGGCCTTTTTGAGGTCTGGGAAAAATACATCGGCTCCCGCCCTGTCTGACCCTCTTCCGGTGAGCACGGGCCTTCCGGGCCACCAGGCGAAAATGCTATAGTAGGGCGCTTTCGAGAGAGGGGAGGACGCATGTCCGTACGCAAGAGCGGGAGGAACCGCAGAAAGCGCCTGGGGGAGATGCTCCTTGAGGCGGGCCTCATCGACGAGATGCAGCTTGCCGTGGCCCTCGGGGAGCAGAAACAGTGGGGCGGCAAGCTCGGGGCCGAGCTTCTCCGGCTGGGGTTCGTCGCCGAGCGGGAGCTGGCCCTCGTCCTGGAGGAGCAGCTCGGCATACGGTGGATTCAGCTTTTCGACCGGGACATCCCGGAAGAGGTCTTGCGCCTGGTGCCGGCGGACCTGGCCACCTCGTACCTGGTCATACCCGTGGAGTACGACGGCAAGACCCTCACCCTGGCAGCCACCAACCCCATGGACCTGGAAGTGATGGACACCCTTCAGTTTCTCCTCGGAAAGAGAATCCGCCCCCTGATGGCCCTGGAGCCGGACATCATCGCGGCCATCGTCAGGCATTACGGGCTGGAGGGGACGGACTTCGAGGCGTCGATGGAGAAGAAATGGGCCGGATGGACCGTGAGGACCGAGGGCGCGGGACGGACAGCCCGAATGCCCGGGTCATCCATTCCGTCCGGCCGCTGCGGGCCGCACCCGCCCCAAAGCGGTGTTGCCGGGGCGGGGCATCCGTCGCTCTACGAGGCCCTGGTAAAACTTCTCCTGAGGAAGAACCTCATCACGGAGAAGGAGCTTTTGGAAGAGTTCAGGCGCATGGACGCTTCTCCCTGAGAGAACCGGGCTCCGTCGCCTTCGGCAGACCTTTCCCCTTTCATCACCCTCTGGCACGGACGGGTGCGTTCCGATAAAATAAAAACATGAGTGCGATGAAGCCCGAGAAGCGGCTGACCATAACGTTTTCCATCACGGCGCTCATCCTCGTGGCGGAGGTGGCCGGCGGCATCATCAGCAACAGCCTTGCCCTGTTGAGCGACGCGGGCCATGTGTTTACGGACTCCCTGGCCCTGGGGCTGAGCGTGGCGGCCGCGCGCATCAGCATGAGGCCGCTGGACCCCCGGGCGACCTACGGCTATCACCGGGTGGGCATCCTTGCGGCGGCCATAAACGGGCTGAGCCTTCTGGGCATCGCCCTGTACATTTTCTACGAGTCCTACCTGCGTTTCATGAACCCCCCGGAGGTCCACCTCGGCGTGATGCTCCCGGTGGCCGTGGGCGGCTTTCTCGCCAACCTTCTGATGGCCGCCATCCTGGGCCACCACCACGAGGACCTCAACGTCCGCAGCGCGTGGCTCCACGTCCTGGGGGACACCCTGTCCTCCCTGGGGGTAATCGCCTCGGGCGTGGTCATCTACTTTACAGGCTGGGTCTATGCCGACCCCCTGGCGGGCCTTCTCATCGGCGCCATCATCATCGTCGGGGGTGTCCGGGTGGTGCGGGAGGCCGGGAGCATCTTCCTCGACCTCGTGCCCAGGGGCTTTCACGTCGAGGAGATTGCCGACGAGATTCTCTCCCTGCCGGAAGTCCTGGGGGTCCACGACGTGCACATCCGCTCCCTTACCCACGGCAGGGTGGCCTTCACGGCCCACGTCTGGGTGCGCGACCGGCTCCTGAGCGAAGTGGAAGGCATCCGGACGGAGATAGAGGACCTTCTGAGGAACAAGGGCATCCGGCACATCATGCTTCAGTTCGAGTGCATGGAGTGCGACACCGACGGGCTGTACTGCCGCACCTGCTCCGTGCGCCCCCACGAGGAGCACGAGGACCACGCCCACTGAGGAACACCTCAATGGCCCTTCTTGACATAAGAGACCTCACCCTGGCCGTGGAAGGGAGAAGCATCCTCAAGGGCCTTACCTTCTCCATCAAGGAAGGAGAGATTCACGCCCTCCTGGGCACCAACGGCACCGGCAAGAGCACCGTGGCCAACCTCATCATGGGCTC includes:
- a CDS encoding ABC transporter permease, translated to MSYPFRVAFEGLWKEKWINVLSMCTIGAGLFIMMLAALVVYNLNLATRSLPERFTITAYLKDGLDDGATGDVMKAVRGLSGVKKVVYVSKDDALRDLASTLKDADFVLEGLDENPLPDALVLTLGEEAVKGGRVGDLAATLSGLQGVQDVQYGEELLAAIRSVGRYSRAFGLFLVTVLSAGVLFVCYSTVKILFYRKKPEIDTLKLLGATRWFIRSPFLIEGGVVGLAGGAISGLSVAVLYSVVLGSLGASLPAVLSIATPSELVLLAPPAGLLVGLVGAFFAVGRIKF
- a CDS encoding peptidoglycan DD-metalloendopeptidase family protein, which gives rise to MAFRRVSLLLAAAFSLVLLVPSAFAAEDPGTVQERLEDVQKKIEGNEAQLKSARKLERVTLKELEAADRKLVRVSKQLSVYRAKLKKTQSRTVVLEGEMAFLEARIEDRKHWLVRKLRAMNRHSRSGDMLLVLSGSSDLGQLVRRWHYLGVLARHDKDVMEAYRADLTERAQKRKELAAVTGELKDQEHKVLLAEKALLGEKKKKEALLARVRSKKGSYERMLKELRRSSARLQKMLKQYKQATRYRGTSIRKLKGRLPWPVHGPVAVPYGVQEDPRFKTPVFRNGIYIAAPPGALARAVHGGDVVYADWFRGYGQVVIINHGGGYHSLYGNLSEIFLKQGDIIGKDDVIGRVGTSGMLSRPSLYFEIRYNGKPLNPTQWLSKNRR
- a CDS encoding S41 family peptidase; amino-acid sequence: MRRKRALALLVTLAVVAAISLAVWAPGSRVSAEGEVYEGLKVFTEVLSVVKTKYVEETNTQDLIYDALAGMLKSLDPHSGFMTPDMYKEMQIDTRGKFGGLGIQISMKDGVLTVIAPIEDTPAWRAGIEAGDKIIKIDGESTQDMSLQEAVNKMRGPKGTSVVITIFREGEKEPKDYAIVRDIIEIKSVDAKVVEDGIGYVRLKQFQEKSAAEMEAALQDLVGKEEVTALILDLRNNPGGLLTSSIDVANLFLPSGKLVVYTKGRAEDRTDYRTVQDGPYQDIPMVVLVNQGSASASEIVAGALKDWRRAIVLGTETFGKGSVQSVIGLSDGSGLRLTTARYYTPKGQSIQNTGITPDIVVKLKSANGAAEHVVVREKDLKGHLENEQAGQGDASDTGEEKAVIFSSLSPEDDTQLQRAIDLLKAWETFKKLPDGEFLPRVENVPAHS
- a CDS encoding ribonuclease H-like domain-containing protein, with translation MSRLIVDIETVGKELRELDDVTRAYFLRGKQTAEEVKEVEETLGFYPVTAEVVAIGLLNPDTSRGAVYFQTPGEDPLLPFEEGGITYATGSEREILARFWETVRTYESLVTFNGRGFDCPFLLVRSAVHGIAPTRDLMPNRYSDLHIDLMDRLSFFGSVRRKFSLDIWCRALGLESPKQEMSGYEVAGLYREGRHLDIARYCARDLFATKGLFEVWEKYIGSRPV
- a CDS encoding cation diffusion facilitator family transporter; its protein translation is MSAMKPEKRLTITFSITALILVAEVAGGIISNSLALLSDAGHVFTDSLALGLSVAAARISMRPLDPRATYGYHRVGILAAAINGLSLLGIALYIFYESYLRFMNPPEVHLGVMLPVAVGGFLANLLMAAILGHHHEDLNVRSAWLHVLGDTLSSLGVIASGVVIYFTGWVYADPLAGLLIGAIIIVGGVRVVREAGSIFLDLVPRGFHVEEIADEILSLPEVLGVHDVHIRSLTHGRVAFTAHVWVRDRLLSEVEGIRTEIEDLLRNKGIRHIMLQFECMECDTDGLYCRTCSVRPHEEHEDHAH